The Rhodopseudomonas palustris genome window below encodes:
- a CDS encoding MFS transporter: protein MSPESQIPTRTRAPKRFAAGLAVFYATVFGIVGAYLPFFTVWLKAIGIEASWIGVIVAAPSITRFTVLPFVTAAAERHHALRAALVITAIVTTLGFICLGLLRGPLAILAVFVVTACAWTPMVPLTDGYALKAVTRFGLNYGPLRLWGSAAFVVGALVSGVLSDLIAPEHLIWVIAAAAGLCVIAAFGLQPLDAPGVRPAAPARPVRLLRNPAFLAIIIAAGLIQGSHAAYYTFGSIVWQAAGYGGMTIASLWILGVLAEIVVFALSPRLTLSPALMMLGGALSAVLRWLITAQDPPLAILVPVQLLHGLTFGLTQLGTMGLLVRHAPGHVIARAQGYFVACSGLAMSGAAMLSGLLFARYGLAVYDLMAVMALTGAAVVAVWRRRLDAQPAGDQPHNERSGG from the coding sequence ATGTCGCCCGAATCACAAATCCCCACCAGAACAAGGGCTCCGAAGCGATTCGCGGCCGGGCTCGCGGTATTCTACGCGACGGTGTTCGGCATCGTCGGCGCCTATCTGCCGTTCTTCACCGTGTGGCTGAAAGCGATCGGCATCGAAGCGTCCTGGATCGGCGTGATCGTGGCGGCCCCGTCGATCACACGCTTCACGGTGCTGCCGTTCGTCACCGCCGCGGCGGAACGGCACCACGCGCTGCGCGCCGCACTTGTTATCACCGCCATCGTCACGACGCTCGGCTTTATCTGCCTCGGACTGCTACGAGGGCCGCTGGCGATCCTCGCGGTGTTCGTCGTCACCGCCTGCGCCTGGACGCCGATGGTGCCGCTGACCGACGGCTACGCGCTCAAGGCGGTGACGCGGTTCGGCCTGAACTACGGGCCGCTGCGATTGTGGGGCTCCGCCGCCTTCGTCGTCGGCGCGCTGGTGAGCGGCGTGCTTTCGGACCTGATCGCGCCCGAGCACCTGATCTGGGTGATCGCAGCCGCGGCCGGACTCTGCGTGATCGCCGCCTTCGGATTGCAGCCGCTCGACGCCCCGGGCGTCAGGCCGGCCGCGCCCGCGCGCCCGGTGAGGCTGCTGCGCAACCCGGCCTTTCTGGCGATCATCATTGCCGCCGGGCTGATCCAGGGCAGCCATGCCGCGTACTACACGTTCGGGTCGATCGTCTGGCAGGCGGCGGGCTACGGCGGCATGACGATCGCGAGCCTGTGGATCCTCGGCGTGCTCGCCGAGATCGTGGTGTTCGCGCTGTCGCCGCGTCTGACGCTGTCGCCGGCGCTGATGATGCTCGGCGGCGCGCTCAGCGCCGTGCTGCGCTGGCTGATCACCGCGCAGGATCCGCCGCTCGCCATCCTCGTTCCGGTGCAGTTGCTGCACGGGCTGACCTTCGGCCTGACGCAACTCGGCACCATGGGACTGCTGGTGCGCCACGCGCCCGGCCATGTCATCGCCCGGGCGCAGGGCTATTTCGTCGCCTGCTCAGGCCTCGCGATGAGCGGCGCGGCGATGCTGTCCGGCCTGCTGTTCGCGCGCTACGGCCTCGCGGTGTACGACCTGATGGCGGTGATGGCGCTGACCGGCGCGGCGGTCGTCGCCGTCTGGCGTCGCCGGCTCGATGCGCAACCGGCGGGCGATCAGCCCCACAACGAGCGCTCGGGCGGATAG
- a CDS encoding ABC transporter ATP-binding protein, producing the protein MADAAKAVAAQASDPIIRVRDVSVQFGATKVLNGLDLDVRRGEILGFVGPSGAGKSVLTRTIIGLVPKLSGQIEVFGVDLDAAGAAERRGIERRWGVLFQQGALFSSLTVGQNIQFPVREYLKLSQRLLDEITIAKLVMVGLKPEVADRYPSELSGGMIKRVALARALALDPELVFLDEPTSGLDPIGAGEFDELVRTLQRTLGLTVFMVTHDLDSLHTACDRIAVLGDGKVIAAGSMADMQASQHPWLRSYFHGKRARAVVG; encoded by the coding sequence ATGGCGGATGCGGCAAAGGCAGTTGCGGCGCAGGCGTCCGATCCGATCATCCGGGTCCGCGACGTCTCGGTGCAGTTCGGCGCTACGAAGGTGCTGAACGGTCTCGACCTCGACGTCCGCCGTGGCGAGATCCTCGGCTTCGTCGGTCCGTCCGGCGCCGGCAAATCGGTGCTGACCCGGACCATCATCGGGCTGGTGCCGAAGCTGAGCGGGCAGATCGAGGTGTTCGGCGTCGACCTCGACGCCGCCGGCGCGGCCGAGCGGCGCGGCATCGAGCGGCGCTGGGGCGTGCTGTTCCAGCAGGGCGCGCTGTTCTCGTCGCTGACGGTGGGGCAGAACATCCAGTTTCCGGTGCGGGAATATCTCAAGCTGTCGCAGCGGCTGCTCGACGAGATCACCATCGCCAAGCTGGTGATGGTCGGTCTCAAGCCGGAAGTGGCCGATCGCTACCCGTCGGAACTATCCGGCGGCATGATCAAGCGCGTGGCGCTGGCCCGTGCGCTGGCGCTGGATCCGGAACTGGTGTTCCTCGACGAGCCGACCTCCGGCCTCGACCCGATCGGCGCCGGCGAGTTCGACGAACTGGTCCGCACCCTGCAGCGCACTTTGGGTCTCACCGTTTTCATGGTAACTCACGACCTCGACAGCCTCCATACCGCCTGCGACCGGATCGCCGTGCTGGGCGACGGCAAGGTGATCGCGGCCGGATCGATGGCCGATATGCAGGCGTCGCAGCATCCGTGGCTGCGGTCGTATTTCCACGGCAAACGCGCCCGGGCGGTGGTCGGCTAG
- a CDS encoding ABC transporter permease — protein sequence MAQQLALDGGPTLERIARGDGLALCAAGSWTAKFAPMLERIVADAEQLTGTRPNIFIDVSEVVRLDTFGAWLIERLRRNLTQDGVEAKIAGLSANYASLVDEVRQVEPAPPDASPGRGLRAPIEKLGRTMYAFGDDIVALISMFGAVLAALIRAILHPSTFRLTSTVHHLEQVCWRAVPIVVLITFLIGCIIAQQGIFHFRRFGADVFVVDMLGVLVLREIGVLLVAIMVAGRSGSAYTAELGSMKMREEIDALRTMGFNPIDVLIVPRLVALLLAMPILTFLGAMAALYGGGLVAWLYGGVDPEAFLLRLRDAISINHFTVGMIKAPVMALVIGIVACVEGLAVKGSAESLGQHTTASVVKGIFFVIVMDGVFAIFFASIGI from the coding sequence ATGGCACAGCAACTGGCATTGGACGGTGGTCCGACGCTCGAACGGATCGCGCGGGGCGACGGGCTGGCGCTGTGCGCCGCCGGTTCCTGGACGGCGAAGTTCGCCCCGATGCTGGAGCGCATTGTCGCAGACGCCGAGCAACTGACCGGGACGCGGCCGAATATCTTCATCGATGTTTCCGAAGTTGTCCGGCTGGACACGTTCGGCGCCTGGCTGATCGAACGGCTGCGCCGCAATCTGACCCAGGACGGCGTCGAGGCGAAGATCGCGGGCCTGTCGGCGAACTATGCGAGCCTGGTCGACGAGGTCCGTCAGGTCGAGCCGGCCCCGCCGGATGCGTCACCGGGGCGCGGGCTGCGGGCACCGATCGAGAAACTCGGCCGCACCATGTACGCGTTCGGCGACGATATCGTCGCGCTGATCAGCATGTTCGGCGCGGTGCTCGCCGCCTTAATCCGGGCGATCCTGCACCCCTCGACCTTCCGGCTGACCTCGACGGTGCATCATCTCGAGCAGGTGTGCTGGCGCGCGGTGCCGATCGTCGTGCTGATCACCTTCCTGATCGGCTGCATCATCGCGCAGCAGGGTATCTTCCATTTCCGCCGGTTCGGCGCCGACGTGTTCGTGGTCGATATGCTCGGCGTGCTGGTGCTGCGCGAGATCGGCGTGCTGCTGGTGGCGATCATGGTCGCGGGCCGCTCGGGCAGCGCCTACACCGCCGAACTCGGCTCGATGAAGATGCGCGAGGAGATCGACGCGCTGCGCACCATGGGGTTCAATCCGATCGACGTGCTGATCGTGCCGCGGCTGGTCGCGCTGCTGCTGGCGATGCCGATCCTGACCTTTCTCGGCGCGATGGCGGCGCTGTACGGCGGCGGGCTGGTGGCGTGGCTGTACGGCGGCGTCGATCCGGAGGCGTTCCTGCTGCGGCTGCGCGACGCGATCTCGATCAACCACTTCACCGTCGGCATGATCAAGGCGCCGGTGATGGCGCTGGTGATCGGCATCGTCGCCTGCGTCGAGGGGCTGGCGGTGAAAGGCAGCGCCGAGTCGCTCGGCCAGCACACCACCGCCTCGGTGGTGAAAGGGATCTTCTTCGTGATCGTGATGGACGGCGTGTTCGCGATCTTCTTCGCCTCGATCGGGATCTGA
- the dgcA gene encoding N-acetyl-D-Glu racemase DgcA, which yields MTSINPTQLTARIERWPIAGAFTISRGAKTEAVVVTAEISRNGQAGRGECVPYARYGETPETTLAAIEAMREPLRQGLDRAGLQSAMPPGAARNALDCALLDLEARLSGRRAWELLGSAAPRPATTAYTISLGTPEAMAEATAKAAARPLLKIKLGGDGDDARIAAVRRAAPRAELIVDANEAWTPDNLARNLAACADAGVTLVEQPLPAGRDEALAQIRRPIAVCADESVHARASLEALRGRYDAVNIKLDKTGGVTEALAMAEAARALGLDIMVGCMVATSLAMAPAMLLTPQARFVDLDGPLLLAKDRDDGLRYDGSIVYPPERSLWG from the coding sequence ATGACTTCCATCAATCCGACCCAATTGACTGCACGCATCGAGCGCTGGCCGATCGCCGGGGCCTTCACCATCAGCCGCGGCGCCAAGACCGAGGCTGTCGTCGTGACGGCCGAGATCAGCCGCAACGGACAAGCCGGCCGCGGCGAATGCGTTCCCTACGCCCGCTACGGCGAAACGCCCGAGACCACCCTGGCGGCGATCGAGGCGATGCGCGAGCCGCTGCGCCAGGGCCTCGACCGCGCCGGGCTGCAATCCGCGATGCCGCCTGGCGCGGCGCGCAATGCGCTGGATTGCGCGCTGCTCGACCTCGAGGCCAGGCTGAGCGGCCGGCGCGCCTGGGAGCTGCTCGGCAGCGCCGCGCCGCGTCCGGCGACCACCGCCTACACCATTTCGCTCGGCACCCCGGAGGCGATGGCGGAGGCCACCGCGAAAGCCGCCGCCCGCCCGCTGCTGAAGATCAAGCTCGGCGGCGACGGCGACGATGCCCGGATCGCCGCGGTCCGCCGCGCCGCGCCCCGCGCCGAACTGATCGTCGACGCCAACGAGGCCTGGACGCCGGACAATCTCGCCCGCAACCTCGCCGCCTGCGCCGACGCCGGGGTGACGCTGGTGGAGCAGCCGTTGCCGGCGGGGCGCGACGAGGCGCTGGCGCAGATCCGCCGGCCGATCGCGGTGTGCGCCGACGAGAGCGTTCACGCCCGCGCCTCGCTGGAGGCCCTGCGCGGCCGCTACGACGCCGTCAACATCAAGCTCGACAAGACCGGCGGCGTCACCGAGGCGCTGGCGATGGCGGAGGCCGCCCGCGCGCTCGGCCTCGACATCATGGTCGGCTGCATGGTGGCGACCTCGCTGGCGATGGCGCCGGCGATGCTGCTGACGCCGCAGGCCCGCTTCGTCGACCTCGACGGCCCGCTGCTGCTCGCGAAGGACCGCGACGACGGCCTGCGCTACGACGGCAGCATCGTCTATCCGCCCGAGCGCTCGTTGTGGGGCTGA
- a CDS encoding MlaD family protein, which yields METRANYFLIGVFTLSVIAAAFGFVLWFQSLHSTKARSPLRVVFEGAASGLRNGGSVNFNGVRVGEVISVKLDNPKRVVALAMVENTAPIRKDTLVGLEFQGLTGVAAISLKGGMESAPPVPLDDDGVPVLTADPELLMDISESVKATLRNVNKVVAENAESVKESLHNLQTFTSSLARSSDKIDSIMAKVDGVIGKTDSVMQGIDALAGGKDGGELFQAVKSFRELADNLDKRSSALIIDGRRTLGDISRAINNFDRNPTRVLFGPSNTAQQAPPPPTAEPPRPPRRRQ from the coding sequence ATGGAAACGCGAGCGAATTACTTCCTGATCGGCGTGTTCACCCTTTCGGTGATCGCTGCGGCGTTCGGGTTCGTGCTCTGGTTCCAAAGTCTCCACTCCACCAAGGCGCGCAGTCCGCTCCGGGTGGTGTTCGAAGGCGCGGCCTCGGGCCTGCGCAACGGCGGCAGCGTCAATTTCAACGGCGTCCGGGTCGGCGAGGTGATTTCGGTCAAGCTCGACAATCCCAAGCGCGTGGTGGCGCTGGCGATGGTCGAGAACACCGCGCCGATCCGCAAGGACACGCTGGTCGGCCTCGAATTCCAGGGCCTGACCGGCGTCGCCGCGATCTCGCTCAAGGGCGGCATGGAGAGCGCGCCCCCGGTGCCGCTCGACGACGACGGCGTGCCGGTGCTGACGGCCGATCCGGAACTGCTGATGGACATCTCCGAGTCGGTGAAGGCGACGCTGCGCAACGTCAACAAGGTGGTCGCCGAGAACGCGGAGTCGGTGAAGGAATCGCTGCACAATCTGCAGACCTTCACCTCCAGCCTGGCGCGAAGCTCGGACAAGATCGACAGCATCATGGCCAAGGTCGACGGCGTGATCGGCAAGACCGACAGCGTGATGCAGGGGATCGACGCGCTCGCCGGCGGCAAGGACGGCGGCGAACTGTTCCAGGCGGTCAAATCGTTCCGCGAACTCGCCGACAATCTCGACAAGCGCTCCAGCGCGCTGATCATCGACGGCCGCCGCACGCTCGGCGACATCAGTCGGGCGATCAACAATTTCGACCGCAATCCGACCCGCGTGCTGTTCGGCCCGAGCAACACCGCGCAGCAGGCGCCGCCGCCACCGACGGCCGAGCCGCCGCGCCCGCCGCGGCGACGGCAGTAG